The Colius striatus isolate bColStr4 chromosome 24, bColStr4.1.hap1, whole genome shotgun sequence genome includes a window with the following:
- the PDIK1L gene encoding serine/threonine-protein kinase PDIK1L isoform X1: MEPLILKMVSSQPKYDLIREVGRGSYGVVYEAVVRKTSARVAVKKIRCHAPENVELALREFWALSSIKSQHPNVIHLEECILQKDGMVQKMSHGSSSSLYLQLVETSLKGEIVFDPRSAYYLWFVMDFCDGGDMNEYLLSRKPNRKTNTSFMLQLSSALAFLHKNQIIHRDLKPDNILISQSRMDASDLEPTLKVADFGLSKVCSASGQNPEEPVNVNKCFLSTACGTDFYMAPEVWEGHYTAKADIFALGIIIWAMLERITFIDTETKKELLGSYVKQGTTIVPVGEALLENPKMELLIPVKKKSMNARMKQLLKEMLAANPQDRPDAFELELRLVNIAFKDSSWET, translated from the exons aaCCCTTGATCTTGAAGATGGTGAGTAGCCAGCCTAAGTACGATCTAATACGGGAGGTTGGTCGTGGCAGTTATGGTGTGGTGTACGAAGCAGTCGTCAGGAAGACCTCTGCACGGGTTGCGGTGAAAAAGATTCGGTGCCATGCTCCAGAGAACGTGGAACTAGCTCTGCGTGAGTTCTGGGCACTTAGCAGTATCAAGAGCCAGCATCCCAACGTCATTCACCTGGAGGAGTGCATCTTGCAGAAAGACGGTATGGTGCAGAAGATGTCCCATGGCTCCAGTTCCTCCCTTTATTTACAG CTCGTAGAGACCTCATTAAAAGGAGAAATAGTCTTTGACCCCAGAAGTGCTTATTACCTGTGGTTTGTAATGGATTTCTGTGATGGAGGAGACATGAATGAGTACCTCTTATCCCGAAAGCCAAACCGCAAGACCAACACAAGTTTCATGCTTCAGCTCAGCAGCGCACTGGCATTCCTGCACAAAAATCAGATTATTCATCGGGATCTCAAACCTGACAATATTCTAATATCTCAGAGCAGGATGGATGCTAGTGACTTAGAGCCTACCCTGAAAGTAGCCGATTTTGGACTGAGTAAGGTGTGTTCGGCCTCGGGACAGAATCCTGAGGAACCAGTCAATGTAAATAAGTGTTTTCTATCAACTGCATGTGGGACTGACTTCTACATGGCCCCTGAAGTCTGGGAAGGACACTACACTGCCAAAGCAGATATCTTTGCCTTAGGGATTATAATCTGGGCGATGTTGGAAAGAATCACATTCATAGATACggaaacaaagaaagaacttCTAGGGAGTTACGTTAAGCAGGGGACGACGATCGTGCCTGTTGGAGAGGCACTTCTAGAAAACCCCAAAATGGAACTGCTCAtccctgtaaagaaaaaatccaTGAATGCTCGAATGAAACAGCTGCTGAAGGAAATGCTGGCTGCCAACCCACAGGACCGACCCGATGCTTTTGAGCTGGAGCTGCGGTTAGTCAACATAGCTTTTAAAGATAGCAGCTGGGAAACGTGA
- the PDIK1L gene encoding serine/threonine-protein kinase PDIK1L isoform X2, whose translation MVSSQPKYDLIREVGRGSYGVVYEAVVRKTSARVAVKKIRCHAPENVELALREFWALSSIKSQHPNVIHLEECILQKDGMVQKMSHGSSSSLYLQLVETSLKGEIVFDPRSAYYLWFVMDFCDGGDMNEYLLSRKPNRKTNTSFMLQLSSALAFLHKNQIIHRDLKPDNILISQSRMDASDLEPTLKVADFGLSKVCSASGQNPEEPVNVNKCFLSTACGTDFYMAPEVWEGHYTAKADIFALGIIIWAMLERITFIDTETKKELLGSYVKQGTTIVPVGEALLENPKMELLIPVKKKSMNARMKQLLKEMLAANPQDRPDAFELELRLVNIAFKDSSWET comes from the exons ATGGTGAGTAGCCAGCCTAAGTACGATCTAATACGGGAGGTTGGTCGTGGCAGTTATGGTGTGGTGTACGAAGCAGTCGTCAGGAAGACCTCTGCACGGGTTGCGGTGAAAAAGATTCGGTGCCATGCTCCAGAGAACGTGGAACTAGCTCTGCGTGAGTTCTGGGCACTTAGCAGTATCAAGAGCCAGCATCCCAACGTCATTCACCTGGAGGAGTGCATCTTGCAGAAAGACGGTATGGTGCAGAAGATGTCCCATGGCTCCAGTTCCTCCCTTTATTTACAG CTCGTAGAGACCTCATTAAAAGGAGAAATAGTCTTTGACCCCAGAAGTGCTTATTACCTGTGGTTTGTAATGGATTTCTGTGATGGAGGAGACATGAATGAGTACCTCTTATCCCGAAAGCCAAACCGCAAGACCAACACAAGTTTCATGCTTCAGCTCAGCAGCGCACTGGCATTCCTGCACAAAAATCAGATTATTCATCGGGATCTCAAACCTGACAATATTCTAATATCTCAGAGCAGGATGGATGCTAGTGACTTAGAGCCTACCCTGAAAGTAGCCGATTTTGGACTGAGTAAGGTGTGTTCGGCCTCGGGACAGAATCCTGAGGAACCAGTCAATGTAAATAAGTGTTTTCTATCAACTGCATGTGGGACTGACTTCTACATGGCCCCTGAAGTCTGGGAAGGACACTACACTGCCAAAGCAGATATCTTTGCCTTAGGGATTATAATCTGGGCGATGTTGGAAAGAATCACATTCATAGATACggaaacaaagaaagaacttCTAGGGAGTTACGTTAAGCAGGGGACGACGATCGTGCCTGTTGGAGAGGCACTTCTAGAAAACCCCAAAATGGAACTGCTCAtccctgtaaagaaaaaatccaTGAATGCTCGAATGAAACAGCTGCTGAAGGAAATGCTGGCTGCCAACCCACAGGACCGACCCGATGCTTTTGAGCTGGAGCTGCGGTTAGTCAACATAGCTTTTAAAGATAGCAGCTGGGAAACGTGA